One genomic region from Panicum virgatum strain AP13 unplaced genomic scaffold, P.virgatum_v5 scaffold_1427, whole genome shotgun sequence encodes:
- the LOC120693972 gene encoding regulatory-associated protein of TOR 1 isoform X1, with the protein MYVTKLPDLTSSWLPAEGDKQETHPASMALGDLMASRLVHYSSSPSPSPSPSMAAPTPPLPNHHHNHVTDDLPVANGPEPRNGLEVAEVEKPAPVVYLPQVVVVLCEQRHEGIDEAAAAAGPSTSGLVSKWRPKDRMKTGCVALVLCLNISVDPPDVIKISPCARMECWIDPFSMAPPKALENIGKTLHSQYERWQPKARYKLQLDPTVEEVKKLCNTCRRYARSERVLFHYNGHGVPKPTTNGEIWVFNKSYTQYIPLPITDLDSWLKTPSIYVFDCSAAGIIVKAFLERLDWSSSSSSSSQKDCILLAACEAHQTLPQSAEFPADVFTACLTTPIKMALHWFCKRSLLRGSMDHSLIDQIPGRQNDRKTLLGELNWIFTAITDTIAWNVLPHDLFQRLFRQDLLVASLFRNFLLAERIMRSANCSPISYPLLPPTHQHHMWDAWDMAAEICLSKLPQLIADPNAEFQPSPFFTEQLTAFEVWLDHGSEDKKPPEQLPIVLQVLLSQSHRFRALVLLGRFLDMGPWAVDLALSVGIFPYVLKLLQTSAMELRQILVFIWTKILSLDKSCQVDLVKDGGHAYFIRFLDSLDAYPDQRAMAAFVLAVIVDGHRTGQEACIHACLIDVCLRHLQPENPHDAQAEPLLLQWLCLCLGKLWEDFAEAQLLGLQSNAPEILIYLLSEPQPEVRASAVFALGNLLDMGSTSSNGADDDSDDDEKVKAEINVVRSLLQVSSDGSPLVRCEVAIALTRFALGHNKHLKSVAAEYWKPQTNSLLKSPPSLANISSPNNVYSPNNIRQGSSGLASHIGPVLRVGSDSSATGRDGRVSTSSPIATSSILHGSPQSDDSSQHSDSGILLRDNASNGGLSYTRSRPADSVIYSQYISTMCSVAKDPYPRIATIGRRALSLIGVEQVVMKNSRFNSGGAHQGETSAPPSNFGMARSSSWFDMNSGNFSIAFRTPPVSPPQHDYLTGLRRVCSMEFKPHPMNSPEGLADPLLSSAAAPSNADLSILPKSTIYNWSCGYFSRPLLTGSDDNEEAHARREERGQITLDCIAKCQRSCTWPTLVRITLFLLIFLLIYLFLLLLWGLGIAACKMTSQIASWDTRFDSGTKAALLLPFSPIVIAADENEQIRVWNYDDALPVNSFQNHKLSDRGLSKLLLINELDESLLLAASSDGNVRIWKNFTQKGGQKLVTAFSSVQGHRAAGRSIVIDWQQQSGCLYASGDMSSILVWDLDKEQLLSTIQSSGDSAISALSASQVRSGHFAAGFADGSVRIFDVRSPDRLIYMARPHAPRTEKVVGIGFQPGFDPYKIVSASQAGDIQFLDVRRAAEPYLTIEAHRGSLTALAVHRHAPVVASGSAKQMIKVFSLEGEQLTIIRYQPSFMGQRIGSVNCLSFHPYKSLLAAGAGDNALVFIYAEENYK; encoded by the exons ATGTATGTGACCAAGCTCCCCGACCTCACCTCGTCATGGCTGCCGGCTGAGGGGGATAAGCAGGAGACACACCCAGCGTCCATGGCATTGGGAGATCTCATGGCGTCCAGGCTCGTCCACTACTCGTCCTCGCCGTCCccatcgccgtcgccatcgatggccgcgcccacgccgccgctgccgaatCACCACCACAACCACGTCACGGATGACCTCCCCGTCGCCAACGGTCCGGAGCCCAGGAATGGGCTGGAGGTCGCCGAGGTGGAGAAGCCGGCGCCCGTGGTGTACCTGCcccaggtggtggtggtgctgtgcGAGCAGCGCCACGAGGGGATCGACgaggctgctgccgccgccgggccctccACCAGCGGCCTCGTCTCAAAGTGGCGCCCAAAGGACCGG atgaagaCTGGATGTGTTGCCCTTGTATTATGTTTGAACATTAGTGTTGATCCACCAGATGTAATTAAAATCTCCCCTTGCGCAAGAATGGAGTGCTGGATAG aTCCATTTTCTATGGCACCTCCTAAGGCccttgaaaatattggaaaaactTTGCACTCACAGTATGAGCGCTGGCAACCTAAG GCTCGTTACAAGCTTCAGCTAGATCCAACTGTGGAGGAAGTTAAGAAGCTTTGTAATACTTGCCGCAGATATGCCAGATCAGAGAGAGTCCTTTTCCATTACAATGGCCATGGTGTACCAAAGCCTACAACTAATGGTGAGATTTGGGTGTTTAACAAG AGTTACACGCAGTATATTCCACTTCCGATTACTGATCTTGATTCTTGGCTAAAAACACCTTCCATTTATGTTTTTGACTGCTCAGCAGCTGGAATTATTGTGAAAGCTTTTCTAGAG CGCCTAGACTGGAGTTCCAGCTCCTCTTCGTCTTCGCAGAAGGATTGCATTCTTCTTGCTGCCTGCGAAGCACATCAAACACTTCCCCAGAGTGCAGAATTTCCTGCTGATGTGTTTACGGCTTGCCTTACAACACCCATCAAGATGGCATTGCACTG GTTTTGTAAGAGATCATTACTCCGTGGTTCTATGGATCATTCTCTTATTGACCAAATTCCTGGAAGGCAAAATGACCGTAAAACTCTTCTTGGAGAACTGAATTGGATTTTCACTGCCATTACAGACACTATTGCATGGAATGTTCTTCCTCATG ATCTATTCCAAAGGCTTTTCAGGCAAGATCTTCTGGTTGCTAGTCTCTTCCGTAACTTCCTGCTTGCTGAGAGAATCATGCGATCCGCAAATTGTTCTCCAATTTCTTATCCGTTGTTACCACCGACACATCAACACCATATGTG GGACGCATGGGACATGGCTGCTGAGATTTGCCTTTCCAAGCTTCCTCAGTTAATTGCTGATCCAAATGCAGAGTTTCAG CCAAGCCCTTTTTTCACGGAACAACTGACGGCTTTTGAAGTGTGGCTTGATCATGGTTCTGAGGACAAGAAGCCCCCAGAACAATTACCTATAGTTCTTCAG GTCCTGCTTAGTCAATCACATAGATTCAGAGCGCTTGTTTTGCTTGGAAGATTTCTTGACATGGGACCATGGGCAGTTGATTTG GCCCTGTCTGTTGGAATCTTTCCTTATGTGCTCAAACTGCTTCAAACAAGTGCAATGGAGTTGCGTCAAATTCTTGTGTTCATATGGACGAAAATTCTATCTCTTGATAAG TCGTGCCAGGTGGACTTGGTTAAAGACGGAGGACATGCATATTTTATCAGGTTTCTTGACAGTTTGGATGCTTACCCAGATCAGCGTGCAATGGCCGCTTTCGTTTTAGCAGTTATTGTGGATGGGCATAGGACGGGTCAAGAGGCCTGTATTCATGCATGTCTTATAGATGTTTGTCTGAGACATCTGCAACCTGAAAATCCCCATGATGCACAGGCAGAGCCTTTGCTTTTGCAGTGGCTTTGTTTATGCCTTGGCAAACTCTGGGAAGATTTTGCTGAGGCTCAGTTACTTGGTCTGCAATCAAATGCACCagaaattttaatttatttgttATCGGAGCCCCAACCTGAG GTCAGAGCTTCTGCTGTTTTTGCACTTGGGAATCTTCTGGATATGGGATCAACATCATCAAATGGCGCCGatgatgattctgatgatgatgaaaaagtaaaagCTGAAATAAATGTCGTTCGAAGCCTTCTGCAGGTTTCTTCAGATGGTAGCCCCCTTGTTAGATGTGAGGTTGCTATAG CGCTTACTCGTTTTGCATTGGGTCACAATAAGCATCTCAAATCTGTTGCTGCTGAGTATTGGAAACCTCAAACCAATTCATTGCTGAAGTCACCTCCATCACTGGCCAATATAAGTAGTCCAAACAATGTCTACAGTCCCAACAACATTCGACAAGGCAGCAGTggtcttgcttctcatattggTCCTGTGCTAAGGGTTGGCAGTGATAGCAGTGCCACTGGTCGTGATGGAAGGGTTTCTACGAGCAGCCCGATTGCGACAAGTAGCATCCTGCATGGCTCTCCCCAGTCAGATGATTCTTCCCAACACTCTGATTCAGGCATATTACTGAGAGACAATGCAAGTAATGGTGGCCTCAGCTACACTAGATCGAGGCCTGCTGACAGTGTCATTTATTCTCAATATATATCAACTATGTGTTCTGTTGCTAAAGATCCTTACCCAAGAATTGCAACTATTGGTCGGAGAGCACTGTCCCTTATAGGTGTCGAGCAAGTGGTCATGAAAAACAGTAGATTTAACAGTGGAGGTGCACATCAAGGGGAGACATCTGCACCTCCATCAAACTTTGGAATGGCACGCTCTTCTTCCTGGTTTGATATGAATTCTG GAAACTTCTCAATTGCATTTAGGACGCCTCCTGTTAGCCCCCCTCAACATGATTATCTTACAGGATTACGCCGAGTGTGTTCTATGGAGTTCAAACCACATCCTATGAATTCTCCTGAGGGCTTAGCTGATCCCCTTTTGAGCTCTGCTGCGGCTCCCAGTAATGCTGATCTAAGCATACTTCCCAAATCAACAATTTACAACTGGAGTTGTGGATACTTCTCTAGGCCACTTTTAACTGGTTCTGACGATAATGAAGAAGCCCATGCtagaagagaagagagaggacAAATTACACTAGATTGCATTGCTAAGTGCCAGAGATCATGTACGTGGCCTACATTAGTCCGCATTACATTATTTTTGTTGATATTCTTGCTTATTTACCTGTTTTTATTATTATTGTGGGGCCTGGGAATAGCAGCTTGCAAGATGACAAGCCAAATTGCTAGTTGGGATACAAGGTTTGATTCAGGTACAAAAGCAGCATTATTGTTGCCATTTTCTCCAATCGTCATTGCAGCTGATGAAAATGAACAAATAAG AGTGTGGAACTACGATGATGCACTACCCGTGAACTCTTTTCAAAACCATAAATTGTCCGACAGAGGGCTATCGAAACTCTTGCTTATCAACGAGCTTGATGAGAGCTTGCTTTTAGCTGCCTCAA GTGATGGAAATGTACGTATATGGAAAAATTTTACTCAAAAGGGAGGACAAAAACTTGTAACTGCTTTCTCATCAGTTCAGGGTCATCGAGCTGCTGGTCGCAGTATTGTGATCGATTGGCAGCAGCAATCTGGTTGCCTG TATGCATCTGGTGACATGTCTTCCATCTTGGTATGGGATCTTGACAAGGAACAACTTCTCAGCACCATTCAGTCATCTGGTGACAGTGCGATTTCTGCCCTC TCTGCATCTCAGGTCCGCTCTGGACACTTTGCTGCTGGTTTTGCTGATGGTTCTGTCAGGATATTTGATGTTCGCTCTCCTGATAG
- the LOC120693972 gene encoding regulatory-associated protein of TOR 1 isoform X3, with protein sequence MYVTKLPDLTSSWLPAEGDKQETHPASMALGDLMASRLVHYSSSPSPSPSPSMAAPTPPLPNHHHNHVTDDLPVANGPEPRNGLEVAEVEKPAPVVYLPQVVVVLCEQRHEGIDEAAAAAGPSTSGLVSKWRPKDRMKTGCVALVLCLNISVDPPDVIKISPCARMECWIDPFSMAPPKALENIGKTLHSQYERWQPKARYKLQLDPTVEEVKKLCNTCRRYARSERVLFHYNGHGVPKPTTNGEIWVFNKSYTQYIPLPITDLDSWLKTPSIYVFDCSAAGIIVKAFLERLDWSSSSSSSSQKDCILLAACEAHQTLPQSAEFPADVFTACLTTPIKMALHWFCKRSLLRGSMDHSLIDQIPGRQNDRKTLLGELNWIFTAITDTIAWNVLPHDLFQRLFRQDLLVASLFRNFLLAERIMRSANCSPISYPLLPPTHQHHMWDAWDMAAEICLSKLPQLIADPNAEFQPSPFFTEQLTAFEVWLDHGSEDKKPPEQLPIVLQVLLSQSHRFRALVLLGRFLDMGPWAVDLALSVGIFPYVLKLLQTSAMELRQILVFIWTKILSLDKSCQVDLVKDGGHAYFIRFLDSLDAYPDQRAMAAFVLAVIVDGHRTGQEACIHACLIDVCLRHLQPENPHDAQAEPLLLQWLCLCLGKLWEDFAEAQLLGLQSNAPEILIYLLSEPQPEVQCLHISSVLSFASFTIYLLNIWSCQVRASAVFALGNLLDMGSTSSNGADDDSDDDEKVKAEINVVRSLLQVSSDGSPLVRCEVAIALTRFALGHNKHLKSVAAEYWKPQTNSLLKSPPSLANISSPNNVYSPNNIRQGSSGLASHIGPVLRVGSDSSATGRDGRVSTSSPIATSSILHGSPQSDDSSQHSDSGILLRDNASNGGLSYTRSRPADSVIYSQYISTMCSVAKDPYPRIATIGRRALSLIGVEQVVMKNSRFNSGGAHQGETSAPPSNFGMARSSSWFDMNSGNFSIAFRTPPVSPPQHDYLTGLRRVCSMEFKPHPMNSPEGLADPLLSSAAAPSNADLSILPKSTIYNWSCGYFSRPLLTGSDDNEEAHARREERGQITLDCIAKCQRSSCKMTSQIASWDTRFDSGTKAALLLPFSPIVIAADENEQIRVWNYDDALPVNSFQNHKLSDRGLSKLLLINELDESLLLAASSDGNVRIWKNFTQKGGQKLVTAFSSVQGHRAAGRSIVIDWQQQSGCLYASGDMSSILVWDLDKEQLLSTIQSSGDSAISALSASQVRSGHFAAGFADGSVRIFDVRSPDRLIYMARPHAPRTEKVVGIGFQPGFDPYKIVSASQAGDIQFLDVRRAAEPYLTIEAHRGSLTALAVHRHAPVVASGSAKQMIKVFSLEGEQLTIIRYQPSFMGQRIGSVNCLSFHPYKSLLAAGAGDNALVFIYAEENYK encoded by the exons ATGTATGTGACCAAGCTCCCCGACCTCACCTCGTCATGGCTGCCGGCTGAGGGGGATAAGCAGGAGACACACCCAGCGTCCATGGCATTGGGAGATCTCATGGCGTCCAGGCTCGTCCACTACTCGTCCTCGCCGTCCccatcgccgtcgccatcgatggccgcgcccacgccgccgctgccgaatCACCACCACAACCACGTCACGGATGACCTCCCCGTCGCCAACGGTCCGGAGCCCAGGAATGGGCTGGAGGTCGCCGAGGTGGAGAAGCCGGCGCCCGTGGTGTACCTGCcccaggtggtggtggtgctgtgcGAGCAGCGCCACGAGGGGATCGACgaggctgctgccgccgccgggccctccACCAGCGGCCTCGTCTCAAAGTGGCGCCCAAAGGACCGG atgaagaCTGGATGTGTTGCCCTTGTATTATGTTTGAACATTAGTGTTGATCCACCAGATGTAATTAAAATCTCCCCTTGCGCAAGAATGGAGTGCTGGATAG aTCCATTTTCTATGGCACCTCCTAAGGCccttgaaaatattggaaaaactTTGCACTCACAGTATGAGCGCTGGCAACCTAAG GCTCGTTACAAGCTTCAGCTAGATCCAACTGTGGAGGAAGTTAAGAAGCTTTGTAATACTTGCCGCAGATATGCCAGATCAGAGAGAGTCCTTTTCCATTACAATGGCCATGGTGTACCAAAGCCTACAACTAATGGTGAGATTTGGGTGTTTAACAAG AGTTACACGCAGTATATTCCACTTCCGATTACTGATCTTGATTCTTGGCTAAAAACACCTTCCATTTATGTTTTTGACTGCTCAGCAGCTGGAATTATTGTGAAAGCTTTTCTAGAG CGCCTAGACTGGAGTTCCAGCTCCTCTTCGTCTTCGCAGAAGGATTGCATTCTTCTTGCTGCCTGCGAAGCACATCAAACACTTCCCCAGAGTGCAGAATTTCCTGCTGATGTGTTTACGGCTTGCCTTACAACACCCATCAAGATGGCATTGCACTG GTTTTGTAAGAGATCATTACTCCGTGGTTCTATGGATCATTCTCTTATTGACCAAATTCCTGGAAGGCAAAATGACCGTAAAACTCTTCTTGGAGAACTGAATTGGATTTTCACTGCCATTACAGACACTATTGCATGGAATGTTCTTCCTCATG ATCTATTCCAAAGGCTTTTCAGGCAAGATCTTCTGGTTGCTAGTCTCTTCCGTAACTTCCTGCTTGCTGAGAGAATCATGCGATCCGCAAATTGTTCTCCAATTTCTTATCCGTTGTTACCACCGACACATCAACACCATATGTG GGACGCATGGGACATGGCTGCTGAGATTTGCCTTTCCAAGCTTCCTCAGTTAATTGCTGATCCAAATGCAGAGTTTCAG CCAAGCCCTTTTTTCACGGAACAACTGACGGCTTTTGAAGTGTGGCTTGATCATGGTTCTGAGGACAAGAAGCCCCCAGAACAATTACCTATAGTTCTTCAG GTCCTGCTTAGTCAATCACATAGATTCAGAGCGCTTGTTTTGCTTGGAAGATTTCTTGACATGGGACCATGGGCAGTTGATTTG GCCCTGTCTGTTGGAATCTTTCCTTATGTGCTCAAACTGCTTCAAACAAGTGCAATGGAGTTGCGTCAAATTCTTGTGTTCATATGGACGAAAATTCTATCTCTTGATAAG TCGTGCCAGGTGGACTTGGTTAAAGACGGAGGACATGCATATTTTATCAGGTTTCTTGACAGTTTGGATGCTTACCCAGATCAGCGTGCAATGGCCGCTTTCGTTTTAGCAGTTATTGTGGATGGGCATAGGACGGGTCAAGAGGCCTGTATTCATGCATGTCTTATAGATGTTTGTCTGAGACATCTGCAACCTGAAAATCCCCATGATGCACAGGCAGAGCCTTTGCTTTTGCAGTGGCTTTGTTTATGCCTTGGCAAACTCTGGGAAGATTTTGCTGAGGCTCAGTTACTTGGTCTGCAATCAAATGCACCagaaattttaatttatttgttATCGGAGCCCCAACCTGAGGTACAATGCCTTCATATTTCATCTGTTCTTTCCTTTGCTTCCTTCACAATATATTTATTAAATATTTGGTCTTGCCAGGTCAGAGCTTCTGCTGTTTTTGCACTTGGGAATCTTCTGGATATGGGATCAACATCATCAAATGGCGCCGatgatgattctgatgatgatgaaaaagtaaaagCTGAAATAAATGTCGTTCGAAGCCTTCTGCAGGTTTCTTCAGATGGTAGCCCCCTTGTTAGATGTGAGGTTGCTATAG CGCTTACTCGTTTTGCATTGGGTCACAATAAGCATCTCAAATCTGTTGCTGCTGAGTATTGGAAACCTCAAACCAATTCATTGCTGAAGTCACCTCCATCACTGGCCAATATAAGTAGTCCAAACAATGTCTACAGTCCCAACAACATTCGACAAGGCAGCAGTggtcttgcttctcatattggTCCTGTGCTAAGGGTTGGCAGTGATAGCAGTGCCACTGGTCGTGATGGAAGGGTTTCTACGAGCAGCCCGATTGCGACAAGTAGCATCCTGCATGGCTCTCCCCAGTCAGATGATTCTTCCCAACACTCTGATTCAGGCATATTACTGAGAGACAATGCAAGTAATGGTGGCCTCAGCTACACTAGATCGAGGCCTGCTGACAGTGTCATTTATTCTCAATATATATCAACTATGTGTTCTGTTGCTAAAGATCCTTACCCAAGAATTGCAACTATTGGTCGGAGAGCACTGTCCCTTATAGGTGTCGAGCAAGTGGTCATGAAAAACAGTAGATTTAACAGTGGAGGTGCACATCAAGGGGAGACATCTGCACCTCCATCAAACTTTGGAATGGCACGCTCTTCTTCCTGGTTTGATATGAATTCTG GAAACTTCTCAATTGCATTTAGGACGCCTCCTGTTAGCCCCCCTCAACATGATTATCTTACAGGATTACGCCGAGTGTGTTCTATGGAGTTCAAACCACATCCTATGAATTCTCCTGAGGGCTTAGCTGATCCCCTTTTGAGCTCTGCTGCGGCTCCCAGTAATGCTGATCTAAGCATACTTCCCAAATCAACAATTTACAACTGGAGTTGTGGATACTTCTCTAGGCCACTTTTAACTGGTTCTGACGATAATGAAGAAGCCCATGCtagaagagaagagagaggacAAATTACACTAGATTGCATTGCTAAGTGCCAGAGATCAT CTTGCAAGATGACAAGCCAAATTGCTAGTTGGGATACAAGGTTTGATTCAGGTACAAAAGCAGCATTATTGTTGCCATTTTCTCCAATCGTCATTGCAGCTGATGAAAATGAACAAATAAG AGTGTGGAACTACGATGATGCACTACCCGTGAACTCTTTTCAAAACCATAAATTGTCCGACAGAGGGCTATCGAAACTCTTGCTTATCAACGAGCTTGATGAGAGCTTGCTTTTAGCTGCCTCAA GTGATGGAAATGTACGTATATGGAAAAATTTTACTCAAAAGGGAGGACAAAAACTTGTAACTGCTTTCTCATCAGTTCAGGGTCATCGAGCTGCTGGTCGCAGTATTGTGATCGATTGGCAGCAGCAATCTGGTTGCCTG TATGCATCTGGTGACATGTCTTCCATCTTGGTATGGGATCTTGACAAGGAACAACTTCTCAGCACCATTCAGTCATCTGGTGACAGTGCGATTTCTGCCCTC TCTGCATCTCAGGTCCGCTCTGGACACTTTGCTGCTGGTTTTGCTGATGGTTCTGTCAGGATATTTGATGTTCGCTCTCCTGATAG